Proteins found in one Apostichopus japonicus isolate 1M-3 chromosome 16, ASM3797524v1, whole genome shotgun sequence genomic segment:
- the LOC139982054 gene encoding uncharacterized protein, protein MEEDGTCLLDVINDPDALGAFLTSDQQDEEDSKQTMDNMDIMADGGGGGIGSSSSSKPAYPDFLSMAMAEANLEPDFGSLDQEPFFTATVDSAELGGVPEQRTSVTLDSLVEDTNISANNANEEGSVGIVQVKDEPVKTHETSAAAKTAISAVQRLISQSSQPLHHGALAPDIPTQKMIHYKAEDHPQGSKLLGEAIGQAGGIIQPISIHAGTSQVVTNPVQQLTTQALDSLQHKQVSAKQLATQQQLVQQSGQGLQLNAQLQSLGPAVQQQTGLQQVLIGQSHQLQGAGNVQQLVLGSVQPQINVIQGQANIIQPGHLGTQVLQLQRPQLRPKMGVVGAQPAMKQIQLVLNPQTGVISQVPGNIQLRGQLISQQPGMIGSPQVIIQNQAQQQQPQHSQAQQTTSKAKTITTSATVSSQPVITMAASEGNIIVLTNSTPIAQTSVSQKTNTVTVNSSTTHVASSSSNSNSQPSKQSKSKPGKTSKTKSRRSQQRTSSSSGKPVTTVSVTTVTNSSAGGQSQSVQSLGSIPSIQASSPSPVTSLSNASGLTSAGGPIATRIGQAVTTSQNNVLQHLNIPGIKQGTLTIRNKDPPNSVVVSGSSVHTSEPAPVISHQAGTVHYRPRQMVPKQQSDKNPALQQLVQNLRAQGDNERLRSLRQLQKLLQQNPQASQQLQELMKSKLVGTKPEVSVKKPPVTSSDVTKPPNVYLQPQPANSLPFQTGSKLFNTSAPSGGLTIPPLFINKSNARMSHSLIVPTSTEVSKPSTLQNLSGVLSSFVNQATTATSTLQQVRFSEDKDTFLDNLDFLDAKTVGQTAAPAGESHLAIPGVNQSPVTAISAATGSSLAAANGNSLLQPTQKISVTTAAQSFTSNPLPLSSVQLSVGSDSSAVLDVPSSVSQATAQYSVGLANAATGLLNNQPKLVVSTLAETISSLVNTSKASFMNKNPPAGEGKDDKRELNVGVSAIRGLQGQPEVAATLRVTSPVQQAPVQAARPEMIQSASLQNLNANSGVVSRPAITLTSEQIGIRAQQQLQQIQARIQQLMSRQVRSDIENRQLQQLLHYRQKVIVKVKAQLAQLSHQQRLANLSMGQQSRDKPGTADAGPVTPPSSQINVGAVSTPSSQINIGTVSTAAQVATKAGGAFSSLLVPHGQAIGKNASTGLNVHVLAQSPQQQQQQQQYSPSVSPAGASGQKQIQNALITSTTSKQDTLKNVRVGKHKNSESDKKNQKKIKMTSEPNITLSQSLNFKGANSTESSALKAKLEEGSSSLSNSLPAGQLQFQSGGSTQGMSMQRAHLSKTTQVKPQQYQQTMKMLEEKLRSMSPAQQRQFLMQYQPLLQKLSLAGQKIMAGKAAAASQSSLASSNSQPEQGATAQRKTSQGSMSKESKSPKRNSSKPVTPTLLQLISGEVAEAKTKKHEKMMKKQNRSEMFLQQLKKDQRLVTHAELKREFTSRSEAVSKLLAFHVCQNDSPMEEHLEKFDKEFEDHSMHLLDKKDEMLAKYRYLLLRESMRRGPSAEMVMLDRMVLQDERMNFEYEKQLSKNPDTQNRLLAIIKPNQSKKERFLSAAAAAAALSSSIESPATPVIPKQETSLPPKKRALIEPVVTVKPLEPEVSTISEVPISEPQITKNDFKTKITIKIPKQSYQPLSPSPSSCDTIHSTVSSPDLRSPKSEAGSESGASSVRSDISSPRVRLRRHSTLQALLMRDSPLDVSMDELKGKKKPWKQTSNSSSLSSSDKTPAKDTAEKASRSRRNGKDGLTNGRRSNSSAVSEEAMSVFDFDEDTGSKDSYILPVSAANSPFEPMDVLQDSLQDEMNSTINSILGLQKASPGEGSQQEDGGGGSQDTLLPSAVFESHSIDDDDDFYDSVDTLSKITSYSSMLDSGGEGMPGDGSSSRDAVASLQAELDIMMEGDDSQESKPSDHDLEAAVNSILF, encoded by the exons ATGGAGGAAGATGGCACTTGTCTCTTGGATGTGATCAA TGACCCAGATGCCTTAGGAGCCTTTCTTACAAGTGACCAACAAGATGAAGAGGATAGCAAACAGACCATG GATAACATGGACATCATGgctgatggtggtggtggtggcatCGGTTCCTCGTCCTCCTCTAAACCAGCGTATCCTGACTTCCTCAGCATGGCTATGGCCGAAGCGAATCTGGAGCCAGATTTCGGTAGCCTCGACCAAGAACCCTTCTTCACTGCCACGGTGGACTCCGCCGAGCTCGGTGGTGTACCTGAGCAGAGGACTTCAGTGACTTTAGATTCCCTCGTGGAAGATACGAACATCAGCGCCAACAATGCAAACGAGGAGGGTTCTGTGGGGATCGTCCAAGTGAAGGATGAACCGGTCAAGACCCACGAAACATCAGCAGCTGCCAAAACGGCCATCTCAGCAGTACAGAGATTGATCTCTCAGTCATCGCAACCGCTGCACCATGGCGCTCTGGCTCCAGACATCCCTACTCAAAAGATGATCCACTACAAAGCAGAGGATCACCCTCAGGGTAGTAAACTACTGGGGGAGGCGATCGGTCAAGCGGGGGGTATCATCCAGCCAATCAGCATTCATGCAGGCACGAGCCAGGTGGTAACCAATCCAGTGCAGCAACTTACGACACAGGCACTCGACTCTCTGCAGCATAAACAGGTATCGGCGAAACAGCTGGCCACTCAGCAGCAACTGGTCCAGCAGTCGGGCCAGGGGCTACAGCTGAATGCACAGCTACAGTCTCTCGGTCCTGCCGTACAGCAGCAGACCGGTCTGCAACAAGTCCTGATTGGTCAGTCACACCAGTTGCAAGGGGCAGGCAATGTACAACAACTCGTCCTAGGATCAGTCCAACCACAGATTAATGTGATTCAAGGACAGGCCAACATCATTCAGCCAGGTCATCTCGGTACTCAGGTCCTCCAGTTGCAGAGACCGCAGTTGCGCCCCAAGATGGGGGTAGTCGGAGCTCAGCCCGCTATGAAACAGATACAGCTAGTTTTGAACCCTCAGACTGGTGTCATCAGTCAGGTGCCTGGAAACATCCAGCTGAGAGGCCAGTTGATATCGCAACAGCCTGGAATGATCGGCTCACCTCAAGTTATTATTCAAAATCAAGCCCAGCAGCAGCAGCCCCAGCATTCACAGGCTCAGCAGACGACTTCGAAGGCCAAGACGATAACTACCAGCGCCACCGTGAGCTCGCAGCCAGTCATAACTATGGCAGCCAGTGAGGGTAATATCATAGTCCTCACAAACTCCACTCCGATAGCTCAAACTTCGGTctcccaaaaaacaaacactgTAACCGTGAACAGTTCTACTACACATGTTGCTAGCAGCAGCAGTAACAGTAACAGTCAACCGAGCAAACAGTCCAAGAGCAAACCGGGGAAGACTAGTAAAACTAAAAGTAGAAGAAGTCAACAACGAACCAGTAGCAGCAGCGGCAAGCCAGTCACGACAGTATCGGTCACTACGGTCACAAACTCTTCAGCCGGCGGCCAATCCCAGAGTGTCCAGAGTCTAGGCTCCATTCCCTCCATCCAGGCAAGCTCTCCCTCCCCTGTGACGTCCCTATCCAACGCTTCCGGTCTGACCTCGGCCGGTGGGCCTATCGCCACGAGAATAGGACAAGCCGTCACTACTTCCCAGAACAATGTTCTCCAGCATTTGAATATTCCAGGCATAAAGCAAGGTACTTTGACTATCAGAAATAAAGATCCTCCGAATAGTGTCGTCGTGTCGGGCAGTTCTGTACATACCAGTGAACCAGCTCCGGTCATTTCCCACCAGGCAGGAACGGTCCACTACCGCCCCAGACAGATGGTACCGAAGCAGCAGTCAGATAAGAACCCGGCTTTACAACAGCTGGTTCAGAACCTCAGAGCTCAGGGTGACAACGAAAGGCTACGTAGCCTGAGGCAACTACAGAAGCTGTTGCAGCAGAACCCTCAGGCCAGCCAGCAGTTGCAGGAATTGATGAAGAGTAAACTGGTGGGAACGAAACCGGAGGTATCGGTCAAGAAGCCCCCAGTGACCAGCTCGGACGTGACCAAACCACCCAACGTTTACCTGCAGCCTCAACCTGCAAACTCGTTACCCTTTCAGACCGGTAGTAAGTTATTCAATACCAGTGCTCCTTCTGGAGGTTTGACCATACCACCTCTGTTCATAAACAAATCGAACGCCAGGATGTCTCACTCCCTGATCGTACCAACTTCCACCGAAGTCTCTAAACCTTCGACCCTGCAGAACCTATCCGGAGTTCTCTCGAGTTTTGTGAACCAAGCGACCACTGCGACTTCGACTTTGCAGCAAGTGAGATTCAGCGAAGACAAAGATACCTTCTTAGATAACCTTGATTTCTTGGATGCAAAGACTGTCGGGCAAACTGCGGCACCTGCCGGTGAGAGCCACTTGGCTATTCCGGGGGTGAACCAGTCGCCTGTTACTGCTATAAGTGCAGCGACCGGTTCTAGTTTGGCCGCTGCCAATGGTAACTCGCTTTTACAGCCTACACAGAAGATAAGTGTTACTACTGCTGCTCAGTCATTCACCTCTAATCCGTTACCGTTGAGCAGCGTACAGCTGTCTGTCGGTAGTGATAGTTCAGCAGTGCTGGATGTACCATCATCCGTAAGCCAAGCAACAGCTCAGTACTCGGTAGGATTAGCTAATGCTGCCACCGGTCTCTTAAACAACCAACCCAAACTAGTCGTTTCGACCCTCGCGGAAACGATCAGTTCCTTGGTGAACACTTCCAAGGCGAGTTTCATGAACAAAAATCCACCGGCTGGAGAGGGCAAAGACGATAAGCGAGAGTTAAATGTTGGGGTAAGTGCAATTCGCGGACTGCAGGGTCAACCGGAGGTCGCCGCTACCTTGAGAGTCACTAGTCCTGTCCAACAAGCACCAGTTCAGGCAGCACGTCCCGAAATGATACAGTCAGCCAGCCTTCAGAACTTGAATGCCAACAGCGGTGTAGTATCAAGACCTGCTATAACACTG ACGAGTGAGCAGATCGGTATCCGAGCGCAGCAACAGCTCCAGCAGATACAAGCACGCATCCAGCAATTGATGAGTAGACAGGTGCGTTCTGACATTGAGAACAGACAGTTACAACAGCTCCTCCACTACAGGCAGAAAGTCATTGTGAAAGTCAAGGCACAGCTAGCACAGTTAAGCCATCAGCAGAGGTTAGCTAACCTCTCAATGGGGCAACAGTCAAGGGATAAGCCGGGTACAGCTGATGCTG GTCCTGTGACCCCTCCATCCTCTCAGATCAATGTAGGTGCTGTGAGCACTCCATCCTCTCAGATCAATATAGGTACTGTGAGCACTGCTGCCCAAGTCGCAACCAAAGCTGGTGGTGCCTTCTCTTCTTTGCTGGTACCCCATGGGCAAGCAATAGGAAAGAATGCCTCTACTGGATTGAATGTCCATGTCCTAGCACAATCCCCTcagcagcagcaacaacagcagcagTACAGCCCTAGTGTCTCGCCGGCCGGTGCATCGGGGCAGAAGCAGATCCAGAACGCGTTGATCACCTCCACCACCAGCAAACAGGACACCTTGAAGAATGTCAGAGTTGGCAAGCACAAAAACAGTGAATCGGACAAGAAGAATCAGAAGAAGATCAAGATGACATCGGAACCGAATATCACACTGTCCCAATCTCTGAACTTTAAAGGTGCTAACAGCACGGAATCGAGTGCCCTAAAGGCCAAACTCGAGGAGGGTTCTTCTTCATTGAGTAACTCCCTGCCTGCTGGACAGCTTCAGTTTCAAAGTGGTGGCAGTACTCAGGGGATGAGCATGCAAAGGGCTCATCTTTCAAAG acAACTCAGGTTAAACCTCAGCAGTATCAACAGACGATGAAGATGTTGGAGGAGAAGTTGCGGAGTATGTCACCGGCGCAACAGAGACAATTCCTGATGCAGTATCAACCACTGTTACAGAAACTCTCACTGGCTGGACAAAAG ATAATGGCTGGTAAGGCAGCAGCAGCATCTCAGAGTTCTCTAGCCAGCAGTAACAGCCAGCCTGAGCAAGGAGCGACTGCTCAGAGGAAAACATCTCAG GGAAGTATGTCAAAGGAGAGCAAGTCACCGAAGAGAAACAGCTCTAAACCAGTGACTCCAACTCTGCTGCAGCTCATCTCTGGAGAGGTTGCGGAGGCAAAGACGAAGAAACATGAGAAAATGATGAAGAAACAGAACAGATCTGAAAT GTTCTTACAGCAACTCAAGAAAGATCAGCGACTGGTCACTCATGCTGAACTGAAGAGAGAGTTTACCTCCCGATCCGAGGCCGTCAGTAAACTGCTAGCGTTTCATGTCTGTCAGAATGATTCACCCATGGAAGAACACCTTGAGAAAT TTGACAAAGAATTTGAAGACCACAGTATGCATCTTCTGGATAAGAAAGATGAGATGTTGGCTAAATACAGATACCTGTTATTGAGGGAGAGCATG AGAAGAGGTCCTTCAGCAGAAATGGTCATGTTAGACAGAATGGTGCTACAAGATGAGAGGATGAACTTTGAATATGAGAAACAGCTATCCAAGAACCCTG ACACTCAAAACCGTCTGCTTGCCATCATTAAACCAAATCAAAGTAAGAAGGAACGTTTCTTGAGCGCTGCTGCAGCCGCTGCAGCCCTATCGTCAAGTATCGAGAGTCCTGCGACTCCTGTGATCCCGAAACAG GAAACATCGCTACCTCCAAAGAAACGAGCTCTGATCGAACCTGTGGTCACAGTGAAACCGTTGGAACCTGAAGTATCGACTATCTCAGAGGTGCCGATCAGCGAACCTCAGATAACGAAGAACGACTTCAAGACCAAGATAACGATTAAGATTCCTAAGCAGTCCTACCAGCCCCTGTCTCCCTCCCCTAGTAGTTGCGACACCATACATTCCACGGTCAGCTCACCCGATCTGAGATCGCCCAAGTCAGAGGCAGGATCAGAATCCGGTGCATCCTCGGTCCGATCTGACATCTCCTCGCCGAGGGTACGGCTTCGTAGACATTCCACCCTGCAGGCTCTCTTGATGAGGGACTCTCCGTTGGACGTATCCATGGACGAGCTGAAGGGTAAAAAGAAACCATGGAAACAGACTTCGAATTCGTCGTCGCTCTCGTCGTCCGATAAGACGCCCGCCAAGGACACCGCCGAGAAGGCTAGCAGATCCAGACGAAACGGTAAAGACGGACTGACGAACGGCAGGAGGAGCAACAGCAGTGCCGTCTCCGAGGAAGCGATGAGCGTGTTTGACTTTGACGAGGATACCGGGAGCAAGGATTCGTACATCTTACCGGTCTCTGCGGCCAACAGTCCGTTCGAACCCATGGACGTGCTGCAGGACTCCCTGCAGGATGAGATGAACAGTACCATTAACAGTATACTAGGACTGCAGAAGGCGAGTCCCGGTGAGGGGAGCCAACAGGAGGATGGTGGAGGCGGTTCTCAGGATACCCTCCTACCCAGTGCCGTGTTTGAGAGTCATTCGatcgatgacgacgatgatttCTATGACAGTGTAGACACCTTGAGTAAGATCACATCTTATAGCAGTATGTTAGATTCAGGAGGAGAAGGGATGCCTGGAGATGGCAGCAGCAGCAGGGATGCTGTGGCCAGCCTACAGGCAGAGCTGGACATCATGATGGAAGGTGATGACTCGCAGGAATCTAAACCCTCTGACCATGACCTGGAAGCAGCGGTCAATAGCATACTCTTCTAG